From a single Drosophila sulfurigaster albostrigata strain 15112-1811.04 chromosome 3, ASM2355843v2, whole genome shotgun sequence genomic region:
- the LOC133845876 gene encoding uncharacterized protein LOC133845876: protein MASHRSAFKELNQMPAKLKEDVECWHHLITNGNKQLASYAKTYNLILMHQNELYCGDRKTTRRIQGSIDHLLVRVDKNIFILKHILEALRLTRDRIEYMWQRVRIWNDDAHLKNYRITQKLNTSKLHNLLLFLHKRYEYEWEVKEMVVLGLDDDNVEYDVEILLAAWKTNRHAGGFEFNEKLKEFYSSIGQRRPKFCKVK from the exons ATGGCTTCACATCGTTCAGCTTTTAAGGAATTAAATCAAATGCCGGCTAAACTTAAAGAAGATGTAGAGTGTTGGCAtcatttaataacaaatggCAACAAACAGTTGGCAAGTTACGCCAAAACCtataacttaattttaatgcatCAGAATGAATTGTACTGCGGCGACAGGAAAACAACGCGTCGCATACAAGGGAGTATAGATCACCTATTGGTACGCGTggataaaaacattttcatactAAAGCATATACTGGAAGCACTGCGTCTAACCCGGGATCGCATCGAGTACATGTGGCAACGTGTGCGCATATGGAACGACGATGCGCACTTGAAAAATTATCGCATTACGCAGAAGCTCAACACAAGCAAGCTGcacaacttgttgttgtttctgcacAAACGCTACGAATATGAATGGGAGGTGAAGGAGATGGTTGTGC TGGGCCTAGATGATGACAACGTCGAGTACGATGTGGAAATTTTGTTGGCAGCTTGGAAGACAAATCGTCATGCGGGAGGctttgaatttaatgaaaagcTCAAGGAATTCTATTCCAGCATTGGTCAGCGTCGCCCTAAATTTTGTAAAGTAAAATGA